A stretch of Myxococcus hansupus DNA encodes these proteins:
- a CDS encoding glycosyl hydrolase family 18 protein → MNRLVVGLVSWMAMVMATGGNAARAEQTEAPPELVPVMTSWIYRDVMEAPWQDYSWAQRSLTNTSPVAAGRYSISTTMRAWEGLYFNTPPLSANPGAMLTVRVHGGSAGTNAVLLARAVVNGNFTPGTELGPYCTGGRIRANAWVTCDVPVSLLAPQGAALTGLVLQEGRGVNLSTLYFDELGVRGLTAPPPPVEVAIQPTSVTVPAGGTQTFTATVTGSTNTAVTWSVQEGSVGGVISAAGVYTAPATAGTYHVTATSQAAPSKSAVATVNVTRAPPPLGSKWVSGYYTGWNAEMYPPEKVDFSALTHILVGRVTPNPDGTVNTQFDNSNGPAIARTLSRRAHEAGRKAIIMVGGAGEHDGWVGAASNANRARFVQNLLNAMDSFGYDGLDIDWEPVEPADKPFLLALIQELRAARPQMLLTMPIGWVNSNFPGDADPWFVNLAPSLDQMNVMSYEMTGPWGGWLSWYTSALKGESGLHPTSVSFSLNAWVNAGIPKAKLGMGIPFYGMAWRNITGPYQPYTDWSDYVGSDNSFTYKKILELSATGTYRWDDAAQASYVTFDVPVEDGTVRWISYDSPQAIAAKGAFTHDNGFGGTIIWTLNQGCTDPATGANPLLDAVKGAFLP, encoded by the coding sequence ATGAACCGGTTGGTCGTAGGATTGGTTTCATGGATGGCCATGGTCATGGCCACGGGTGGAAACGCAGCACGGGCGGAGCAGACCGAGGCACCGCCCGAGCTCGTTCCGGTCATGACGAGTTGGATCTACCGCGATGTCATGGAAGCCCCCTGGCAGGATTACTCATGGGCCCAGCGCTCGCTCACGAACACCTCCCCGGTGGCCGCGGGTCGCTATTCCATCTCCACGACGATGCGCGCCTGGGAGGGGCTGTATTTCAATACGCCCCCGCTGAGCGCGAATCCCGGCGCGATGCTCACGGTGCGCGTGCATGGCGGGAGCGCGGGAACCAACGCGGTGTTGCTCGCGAGGGCGGTGGTGAACGGCAACTTCACCCCCGGCACCGAATTGGGGCCGTATTGCACGGGAGGACGCATCCGCGCCAACGCGTGGGTGACGTGTGACGTGCCCGTGTCCTTGCTGGCGCCCCAGGGGGCGGCGCTGACGGGCCTCGTCCTCCAGGAAGGGCGCGGGGTGAACCTGTCCACGCTCTACTTCGATGAGCTGGGCGTGCGCGGGCTGACCGCGCCGCCGCCGCCAGTGGAGGTGGCCATCCAGCCGACCTCCGTCACCGTGCCCGCCGGAGGAACACAGACCTTCACCGCCACCGTGACAGGCAGCACGAACACCGCCGTGACGTGGTCCGTCCAGGAAGGCTCCGTGGGAGGCGTCATCAGCGCGGCCGGCGTGTACACCGCGCCCGCGACCGCGGGCACCTATCACGTGACGGCGACGAGCCAGGCGGCCCCGTCGAAGTCCGCGGTGGCCACCGTCAACGTGACCCGCGCGCCGCCGCCCCTGGGCAGCAAGTGGGTGTCCGGCTACTACACCGGCTGGAACGCGGAGATGTACCCGCCAGAGAAGGTGGACTTCTCCGCGCTGACGCACATCCTCGTCGGCCGCGTCACGCCCAACCCCGACGGCACGGTGAACACGCAGTTCGACAACTCGAACGGCCCCGCCATTGCCCGCACGCTGTCGAGGCGGGCCCATGAAGCGGGCCGCAAGGCCATCATCATGGTGGGCGGCGCGGGTGAACACGATGGCTGGGTGGGCGCCGCGTCCAACGCGAACCGGGCGCGCTTCGTCCAGAACCTCCTCAACGCCATGGACAGCTTTGGCTATGACGGCCTGGACATCGACTGGGAGCCGGTGGAGCCCGCGGACAAGCCGTTCCTGCTGGCCCTGATTCAGGAGCTGCGCGCGGCCCGCCCGCAGATGCTGCTCACCATGCCCATTGGCTGGGTGAACAGCAATTTCCCCGGGGACGCGGACCCGTGGTTCGTCAACCTGGCGCCCTCCTTGGACCAGATGAACGTGATGAGCTACGAGATGACGGGGCCCTGGGGTGGATGGCTGTCCTGGTACACGTCCGCGCTGAAGGGTGAGTCGGGCCTCCACCCCACGTCCGTGTCCTTCAGCCTCAATGCCTGGGTGAACGCGGGCATTCCCAAGGCGAAGCTGGGAATGGGCATTCCCTTCTATGGCATGGCCTGGCGAAACATCACCGGTCCCTATCAGCCGTACACGGACTGGTCCGACTACGTGGGCAGCGACAACTCCTTTACCTACAAGAAGATTCTCGAGCTGTCGGCGACGGGCACCTATCGCTGGGACGACGCGGCGCAGGCCAGCTATGTCACCTTCGACGTTCCCGTGGAGGACGGCACCGTGCGGTGGATTTCGTATGACTCGCCTCAGGCCATCGCCGCCAAGGGCGCCTTCACCCATGACAACGGATTCGGTGGCACCATCATCTGGACCCTCAACCAGGGGTGCACGGATCCAGCCACGGGGGCCAATCCGTTGCTCGACGCGGTGAAGGGCGCCTTTCTCCCCTAA